The following proteins are encoded in a genomic region of Pseudoxanthomonas suwonensis 11-1:
- a CDS encoding pilus assembly PilX family protein translates to MSPDIRVPSRQRGASLVVVLILLLVMTLLGLAVLRGTLLEERMSANMFDRSLAFQQAESALREAEGAVRDAVLAGGNGWVIGVKCGNDPDTGGLAGIDDSKCGATPPNVFTGGTACAGGALTGDCWFTATDQLGADNKSAGAPQYYIQYLGLRDSFDELGLGSSAGSTQYGGGGGGVAQEAMYRIFARSHNPAANGDRAVVLLQANVVAK, encoded by the coding sequence ATGAGCCCCGATATCCGTGTTCCCTCGCGCCAGCGTGGTGCTTCGCTGGTGGTCGTGCTGATCCTGCTGCTGGTCATGACCCTGCTGGGCCTGGCCGTGCTCCGCGGCACCCTGCTGGAGGAGCGCATGAGCGCCAACATGTTCGACCGCAGCCTGGCCTTCCAGCAGGCCGAGTCGGCACTGCGCGAAGCCGAAGGCGCAGTCCGCGACGCAGTGCTGGCCGGCGGCAACGGCTGGGTGATCGGCGTCAAGTGCGGCAACGACCCGGACACTGGCGGCCTGGCAGGCATCGATGATTCGAAGTGTGGTGCCACTCCACCCAACGTGTTCACTGGTGGAACGGCCTGTGCCGGGGGCGCACTGACCGGTGATTGCTGGTTCACCGCCACCGACCAGCTTGGTGCCGACAACAAGTCCGCCGGTGCGCCGCAGTACTACATCCAGTACCTCGGCTTGCGCGACAGCTTCGACGAGCTGGGCCTGGGTTCCAGCGCCGGCTCGACCCAGTACGGCGGCGGTGGCGGCGGTGTCGCCCAGGAAGCCATGTACCGGATCTTCGCCCGCAGCCACAACCCGGCCGCCAACGGCGACCGCGCCGTGGTGCTGCTGCAGGCCAACGTGGTGGCCAAATAA
- the ppnN gene encoding nucleotide 5'-monophosphate nucleosidase PpnN yields MNETVASTLPVQDARIYPRGGLDVLSRAEVARLRDASSGGMHDLLRRCALAVLTSGSASDDPRAARDLYPHFDIQVTQQDRGVRIDLKNAPAMAFVDGKIIRGVAELLFAVVRDLAWTAIELGPEYAEDLESSAGITDAVFGLLRNARVLRPADPNLVVCWGGHSISREEYLYTKQVGYELGLRGLDICTGCGPGAMKGPMKGATIAHAKQRKADNRYIGITEPGIIAAESPNPIVNELVIMPDIEKRLEAFVRMAHGIIVFPGGVGTAEEILYLLGILLREENAQVPFPLIFTGPTIAAPYFEQIDRFIRLTLGEEATSRYRIIIGDPQDVARTMEAGIRQVREARIAQKDSFYFNWGLSIPLEFQRPFQPTHEAMASLDLHHGRQASALAADLRRAFSGIVAGNVKEDGMRRIDEHGPFEIHGAPDMMQALDGLLRAFVEQRRMKIAGEYRPCYRVVA; encoded by the coding sequence ATGAACGAGACCGTCGCCAGCACCCTCCCGGTCCAGGATGCCCGCATCTATCCGCGTGGCGGGCTGGACGTGCTGTCGAGGGCCGAAGTCGCGCGCCTGCGCGACGCCTCCAGCGGCGGCATGCACGACCTGCTGCGCCGTTGCGCCCTGGCGGTGCTTACCAGCGGAAGCGCAAGCGACGATCCGCGCGCGGCGCGTGACCTCTATCCGCACTTCGACATCCAGGTCACCCAGCAGGACCGTGGCGTCCGCATCGACCTGAAGAACGCCCCGGCGATGGCCTTCGTCGACGGCAAGATCATCCGCGGCGTGGCCGAGCTGCTGTTCGCCGTGGTCCGCGACCTGGCCTGGACCGCGATCGAGCTGGGCCCGGAATACGCCGAGGACCTGGAGAGCTCCGCCGGCATCACCGACGCGGTGTTCGGCCTGCTGCGCAATGCGCGCGTGCTGCGCCCGGCCGATCCCAACCTGGTGGTGTGCTGGGGCGGTCACTCGATCTCGCGCGAGGAGTACCTGTACACCAAGCAGGTCGGCTACGAGCTGGGCCTGCGCGGCCTGGACATCTGCACCGGCTGCGGCCCGGGCGCGATGAAGGGCCCGATGAAGGGCGCGACCATCGCCCACGCCAAGCAGCGCAAGGCCGACAACCGCTACATCGGCATCACCGAACCGGGCATCATCGCCGCCGAGTCGCCGAACCCGATCGTCAACGAGCTGGTGATCATGCCGGACATCGAGAAGCGCCTCGAGGCGTTCGTGCGCATGGCCCACGGCATCATCGTGTTCCCCGGCGGCGTCGGCACGGCCGAGGAGATCCTGTACCTGCTGGGCATCCTGCTGCGCGAGGAGAACGCGCAGGTGCCATTCCCGCTGATCTTCACTGGCCCGACCATCGCCGCGCCGTACTTCGAGCAGATCGACCGCTTCATCCGACTGACCCTGGGCGAGGAGGCGACCTCGCGCTACCGGATCATCATCGGCGACCCGCAGGACGTGGCCCGGACCATGGAGGCCGGCATCCGCCAGGTGCGCGAGGCGCGCATCGCGCAGAAGGACTCGTTCTACTTCAACTGGGGCCTGTCGATCCCGCTGGAGTTCCAGCGTCCGTTCCAGCCCACCCACGAGGCGATGGCCTCGCTGGACCTGCACCACGGCCGCCAGGCCTCGGCGCTGGCCGCCGACCTGCGCCGGGCGTTCTCCGGCATCGTCGCCGGCAACGTCAAGGAAGACGGCATGCGCCGGATCGACGAGCACGGCCCGTTCGAGATCCACGGCGCGCCGGACATGATGCAGGCCCTGGACGGCCTGCTGCGCGCCTTCGTCGAGCAGCGCCGGATGAAGATCGCCGGCGAGTACCGCCCCTGCTACCGCGTGGTGGCCTGA
- a CDS encoding PilW family protein translates to MKLENSHNFRAPRARQAGVSLIELMISLTLGLLVVGAAIGIFASNKAAYRTTQNLGRLQESGQIAFELLSRDIREAGSNPCDVNHAIGNIIEGGATATPDSDDWYMAVNFPLYGFENDGPDHVSGTDVIQLLRTGDELRSLTADLVGGTPEATYAPGTPTFSDGDVIMICDMKALGVFRADGDSTGNAASGTVGFGTGGGLNTCDYFPAPNSAACGGVAYDFPKFSSLTAVQGVRWFVDDPDGNSANGFSLYRQVNDGNPEEIVEGIVNMQFQYLTSAGYVSATTLGADANAWRDVRAVRMTLTLQEAEGSGTGGQRLTRVVENVVALRNRVL, encoded by the coding sequence ATGAAGCTTGAGAACTCCCATAACTTCCGCGCCCCGCGCGCGCGCCAGGCCGGTGTCAGCCTGATTGAACTCATGATCTCGCTGACCCTGGGCCTGCTGGTGGTCGGCGCCGCGATCGGCATCTTCGCCTCCAACAAGGCCGCCTACCGCACGACCCAGAACCTCGGGCGCCTGCAGGAGAGCGGCCAGATCGCATTCGAGCTGCTCTCGCGCGATATCCGCGAGGCCGGCTCCAATCCGTGCGACGTCAACCACGCGATCGGCAACATCATCGAAGGTGGCGCCACGGCCACGCCGGACAGCGACGACTGGTACATGGCGGTCAACTTCCCGCTGTACGGCTTTGAGAACGATGGTCCCGACCACGTCTCCGGTACCGATGTGATCCAGCTGCTGCGCACTGGCGACGAGCTGCGTTCCCTCACCGCGGACCTGGTGGGTGGCACCCCGGAAGCAACCTACGCGCCGGGCACGCCGACCTTCAGCGACGGCGACGTCATCATGATCTGCGACATGAAGGCGCTGGGTGTATTCCGTGCCGATGGCGACAGCACCGGCAACGCCGCCAGCGGGACCGTGGGCTTCGGCACCGGCGGCGGCCTGAACACCTGCGACTACTTCCCCGCACCGAACAGTGCCGCCTGCGGTGGCGTCGCCTACGACTTTCCGAAGTTCTCTTCCCTGACCGCCGTGCAGGGCGTGCGCTGGTTCGTGGACGATCCCGACGGCAACTCGGCCAACGGGTTCTCCCTGTACCGCCAGGTCAATGACGGGAATCCAGAGGAAATCGTCGAGGGCATCGTCAACATGCAGTTCCAGTACCTGACCAGTGCCGGGTACGTGAGTGCCACCACCCTGGGTGCTGATGCCAATGCATGGCGCGATGTGCGTGCCGTGCGCATGACCCTGACCCTCCAGGAAGCCGAGGGCAGCGGCACCGGCGGGCAGCGCCTGACCCGCGTCGTCGAAAACGTCGTCGCCCTGCGGAACCGCGTCCTATGA
- a CDS encoding sensor histidine kinase encodes MARPSGPSAPPPSSPLDALWQAPAIIWAVVAGIGVAAVLAIAQPPGTDRWVYFGLACLLVQWTLLATLGALYLVRGALRRLRPLHVAGLALLLLVFSSWLIHVLARALVALTIPGGAVPPGWSPERVAGVTLCVGLLGLAAFYNHWRATQLALQAKQAQLEALQARIRPHFLFNTLNTGVALVRQRPGEAERLLMDLADLFRAALAGPPTMPLEDELALTRRYLEIEQLRFGDRLRVSWEIPDGLPAVQVPTLSVQPLAENAIRHGIERSREGGDVRIEVGAGEAEVRIGISNSIPGTSGSDSRGHQVGLRSVRARVLALTGNTGGVDTWIKDGRHVAVLRLPLAPSEDVAQATTR; translated from the coding sequence ATGGCAAGACCTTCCGGCCCATCCGCTCCACCCCCGTCATCGCCCCTGGACGCGCTGTGGCAGGCACCGGCCATCATCTGGGCGGTGGTGGCCGGCATTGGCGTGGCTGCGGTGCTGGCCATCGCCCAGCCGCCGGGGACCGACCGCTGGGTGTACTTCGGCCTTGCCTGCCTGCTGGTGCAGTGGACCCTGCTGGCCACCCTCGGCGCACTCTACCTGGTACGTGGAGCGCTCCGGCGGCTGCGGCCGCTGCACGTGGCCGGGCTGGCGCTGCTGCTGCTGGTGTTCTCCAGCTGGCTGATCCATGTGCTCGCCCGGGCGCTGGTGGCGCTGACCATCCCCGGCGGCGCGGTCCCGCCCGGCTGGAGCCCGGAACGGGTTGCCGGCGTCACCCTGTGCGTCGGCCTCCTCGGCCTGGCTGCGTTCTACAACCACTGGCGCGCCACCCAGCTGGCACTGCAGGCCAAGCAGGCGCAGCTGGAGGCGCTGCAGGCGCGGATCCGCCCGCACTTCCTGTTCAACACGCTCAACACCGGCGTGGCCCTGGTCCGGCAGCGCCCCGGCGAGGCCGAGCGCCTGCTGATGGACCTGGCGGACCTGTTCCGCGCCGCGCTGGCCGGACCTCCCACCATGCCGCTCGAAGACGAACTCGCCCTCACCCGCCGCTACCTGGAGATCGAGCAGCTACGCTTCGGCGACCGGCTGCGCGTCTCATGGGAGATCCCGGACGGCTTGCCTGCGGTGCAGGTGCCGACCCTGTCGGTGCAGCCGCTGGCCGAGAACGCGATCCGCCACGGCATCGAGCGCTCTCGCGAAGGCGGCGACGTACGCATCGAAGTCGGCGCAGGCGAGGCCGAGGTACGCATCGGGATCAGCAACAGCATTCCCGGGACATCGGGCAGCGACAGCCGCGGCCACCAGGTCGGGCTGCGGTCGGTACGCGCGCGGGTGCTGGCCCTGACCGGCAATACCGGCGGCGTGGACACGTGGATCAAGGACGGCCGCCACGTGGCCGTCCTGCGCCTGCCGCTGGCGCCCTCGGAAGACGTGGCTCAGGCCACCACGCGGTAG
- a CDS encoding pilus assembly protein yields MESFRKWVSLRPARRASQNIAVAVGLLVALCSVSALSGVPIDSKPLTVTNSVPGNMVLLPSVEWPTVVTHANAPGVSEAGANYSSSTAYAGYFNTELCYAYQYDAVEANRYFYPVVAASSRSCSGKTASDGQRLWSGNFMNWAAMQAADTFRLALTGGYRVHRPADGTPPSVTITGADGTSVTKATSEMPGVTYLEKANSDRWSNYTPLRRLTSGAGNVSPVRTAGIRLRIGGLRNQMWFIPSSDGGLGSEQSWNDPKALSLPVTSGNQASPAGTAVTAVPYNPAAHALPDSNTTCAANYSYSSSKAVCTRSGHNDQAPTAYGRDAVYAVSVRVKVCDGVLDTRSICTRYGQYYKPEGLLQANAKKTRYSLFSYLTQSGQQRNGGVMRARQKLIGPVTAAEIAGAEKPYPDRAGRISGIDNPEWDPVTGVIINDPDSTDSSATTARIGSCGTSSSDPPDGSGCAVRYSGVINYLNRFGQIHTGMTTLKAYDNLSEMYYTALRYLRGVGNIADYSSLSGTAKDRYQNADGLPVIQNWYRTGDNASVTPWTTGNRTVGTDADPMLYRCQTNVFLGIGDTATNNEDAGHSGDGDIAQGFTSTWLGYTEGNNTARNYTAALAYWAHISDIRPDVPNTVLSTNPDRKKGQSVSTYWVDVVELNDLKAKETNQYYLATKYGGYTISEDSYKADGSAERRDTAWFNDNRSAWTAATATAKTQTGLGGTGDFYLPNNMYLANNGEAMIRGLNSAFQKIADDISGSGGSFASNTTKLEVGARTYQAKYISNGWGGRLTASNVDVATGSLTDVWDASDWLGQAAGDTKVNATATTLDFTQRKILYKGASGLTNFISNWNNGAVVGSPTLSKPTPFAALTDLQLRYILGERVHERQSAATGSQQIFRNRRGMLGDIINSTPVFVGKPNASLYPNDPSYAEFAAAQAARAPAVYVGANDGMLHAFNAPDSGNTNAGRELFAFMPTEAMSVLTQNDPGTNRYPYWDPAYDHAYSVDGEITVADVKISGTWKTVLVGTMGRGGKSIFALDVTNPSSPALLWEKTASDATVGSLLGNALGRPIIAKVSDDDWRVFLGNGPNSSAGTAALIMLDVATGANDGSINTGVAGDNGLSAVNVWDAYGAVIPSRPDGNFDTVYAGDLLGNLWKFDIAAGTATKLFETQTGQPITVAPLVARNPYAPAETWLFFGTGRYLSMADTSAAANEVVQSWYGIIDRDSLVELGDLNKVSITHEDAKGRVIEKVTAPGADGWYIDLESPAEAAGGTPRGERMVVPNFFQGMALIGTTRFPDSTDPCSPSGKGFTMAINPFTGGRLGNAFFDIDNSGDVGDAGDYKDGDTDTPYSGVGYDSGPNNPIFLGSYMYTSLDDGTYAKYKTSGAQAMVRRVSWREVINGN; encoded by the coding sequence ATGGAGAGCTTCCGCAAGTGGGTCTCACTACGCCCGGCTAGGCGCGCGAGCCAGAATATCGCCGTTGCTGTTGGCCTGCTCGTAGCCCTCTGTTCGGTTTCGGCCCTCTCTGGAGTACCGATCGACAGCAAGCCGCTGACGGTAACCAATAGCGTTCCGGGCAATATGGTGTTGCTGCCATCCGTCGAGTGGCCGACGGTGGTGACACACGCAAATGCGCCGGGCGTGTCGGAGGCCGGTGCCAATTATTCTTCTTCGACTGCGTACGCCGGGTACTTCAATACTGAACTTTGCTACGCCTACCAGTACGATGCCGTGGAGGCGAACCGGTACTTCTATCCTGTAGTCGCAGCCTCCAGTCGCAGCTGCTCCGGCAAGACCGCAAGCGATGGCCAGCGGCTGTGGAGCGGCAACTTCATGAACTGGGCGGCAATGCAGGCCGCGGATACCTTCCGTCTGGCGCTGACCGGTGGCTACAGGGTGCATCGTCCAGCGGATGGCACGCCGCCGTCGGTCACGATCACTGGTGCCGACGGCACCAGCGTGACCAAGGCCACGAGCGAGATGCCGGGCGTCACCTATCTTGAGAAGGCCAATTCCGATCGCTGGTCCAACTACACCCCGCTCCGACGTCTGACGTCGGGCGCGGGGAACGTTAGCCCGGTCCGGACCGCCGGCATCCGCCTGCGCATCGGCGGTTTGCGGAACCAGATGTGGTTTATCCCGTCATCGGACGGTGGTCTGGGTAGTGAGCAGAGCTGGAATGATCCCAAGGCGCTGTCGTTGCCGGTTACGAGTGGAAACCAGGCGTCGCCCGCGGGCACCGCGGTGACGGCGGTGCCATACAACCCGGCTGCCCATGCGTTGCCCGATTCGAATACTACCTGCGCGGCGAACTATTCATACAGCTCTTCGAAGGCTGTTTGCACACGGTCCGGGCACAACGATCAGGCGCCTACGGCCTATGGCCGGGATGCCGTTTATGCGGTGAGCGTGCGCGTCAAGGTGTGCGATGGCGTGCTGGATACCCGCTCGATATGTACCCGCTACGGCCAATACTACAAGCCTGAAGGCCTGCTGCAGGCCAATGCCAAGAAGACCCGCTACAGCCTGTTCTCGTACCTGACACAGAGCGGCCAACAGCGCAACGGCGGCGTAATGCGCGCCCGGCAGAAGCTGATTGGACCCGTGACTGCAGCCGAGATCGCGGGCGCGGAGAAGCCGTATCCGGACCGAGCGGGCCGGATCTCCGGCATCGATAACCCCGAATGGGATCCGGTAACAGGCGTGATCATCAACGATCCGGACAGTACTGATTCGAGCGCGACCACCGCCCGCATCGGTTCCTGTGGGACGTCTTCAAGCGACCCGCCGGACGGCAGCGGCTGCGCCGTTCGCTACAGTGGCGTTATCAACTACCTGAACCGGTTTGGTCAGATCCACACCGGGATGACCACCCTGAAGGCCTACGACAACCTGTCGGAGATGTATTACACCGCGCTGCGTTACCTGCGAGGCGTGGGCAATATTGCCGACTACAGCAGCCTGAGCGGTACCGCGAAGGATCGTTACCAGAACGCGGACGGCCTCCCGGTGATCCAGAACTGGTATCGCACTGGCGACAACGCCTCTGTGACGCCGTGGACCACGGGGAATCGGACGGTGGGCACGGATGCGGATCCCATGCTCTATCGCTGCCAGACCAACGTGTTCCTGGGTATTGGCGATACGGCAACAAACAACGAAGACGCAGGTCACAGCGGCGATGGCGACATCGCCCAGGGCTTTACCTCTACGTGGCTGGGGTATACCGAGGGCAACAACACCGCCCGCAACTACACCGCTGCCTTGGCCTATTGGGCACATATCAGCGATATTCGCCCGGACGTGCCGAACACCGTCCTTTCTACCAACCCTGACCGGAAAAAGGGTCAGTCGGTCAGTACGTACTGGGTGGACGTGGTAGAGCTGAACGACCTGAAGGCCAAGGAGACAAACCAGTACTACCTGGCCACCAAGTACGGCGGCTATACGATCTCCGAGGATTCCTACAAGGCGGACGGCAGCGCCGAGCGCAGGGACACCGCCTGGTTTAATGACAACCGCAGCGCATGGACGGCAGCCACCGCGACGGCGAAGACCCAGACCGGACTTGGTGGTACCGGTGACTTCTATCTGCCCAACAACATGTACCTGGCCAACAATGGCGAGGCGATGATCCGTGGCCTGAATTCGGCCTTCCAGAAGATTGCCGACGATATCAGTGGCTCTGGCGGTTCGTTTGCAAGTAACACGACCAAGCTGGAGGTTGGCGCGAGGACCTACCAGGCCAAGTACATCTCCAACGGCTGGGGTGGACGCCTGACCGCATCCAACGTCGATGTTGCCACCGGCAGCCTGACCGACGTGTGGGATGCCTCCGACTGGCTGGGCCAGGCCGCCGGCGATACCAAGGTCAATGCCACGGCTACGACCCTGGACTTCACCCAGCGCAAGATCCTGTACAAGGGCGCCAGCGGGCTGACCAACTTCATCAGCAACTGGAACAACGGCGCGGTAGTCGGTAGCCCCACGCTGTCGAAGCCGACGCCGTTCGCCGCCCTGACCGACCTGCAGCTGCGCTATATCCTGGGCGAGCGGGTGCACGAGCGTCAGTCTGCCGCGACAGGCAGCCAGCAGATCTTCCGCAACCGCCGCGGCATGCTGGGTGACATCATCAACTCCACCCCGGTATTCGTTGGAAAGCCGAACGCCAGCCTGTATCCGAACGACCCCAGCTATGCCGAGTTCGCCGCGGCCCAGGCCGCGCGTGCTCCGGCTGTCTACGTCGGCGCCAACGACGGCATGCTGCACGCGTTCAACGCGCCGGATTCGGGCAACACCAATGCCGGCCGGGAACTGTTCGCCTTCATGCCGACCGAGGCGATGTCGGTGCTGACCCAGAACGACCCGGGCACCAACCGTTATCCTTACTGGGATCCGGCCTACGACCACGCCTATTCGGTGGACGGCGAGATCACCGTGGCCGACGTCAAGATCAGTGGCACGTGGAAGACGGTGCTGGTGGGCACCATGGGTCGGGGCGGCAAATCCATCTTCGCACTGGACGTCACCAATCCGTCCTCGCCCGCGCTGCTGTGGGAGAAGACCGCCAGCGACGCCACGGTGGGCAGCCTGCTGGGCAATGCCCTGGGGCGCCCGATCATTGCCAAGGTCAGCGACGACGACTGGCGCGTGTTCCTGGGCAACGGTCCCAACAGCAGCGCGGGCACTGCGGCGCTGATCATGCTCGACGTCGCCACCGGCGCCAACGATGGCTCGATCAACACCGGCGTCGCGGGCGACAATGGCCTGTCTGCGGTCAACGTGTGGGATGCTTACGGCGCTGTGATCCCAAGCCGTCCGGACGGCAACTTCGACACGGTGTATGCCGGCGACCTGCTTGGGAACCTGTGGAAGTTCGACATCGCCGCCGGTACCGCGACCAAGCTGTTCGAGACCCAGACTGGCCAGCCGATCACGGTCGCGCCGCTGGTGGCCCGCAATCCGTATGCACCGGCCGAGACCTGGCTGTTCTTCGGTACTGGCCGCTACCTGAGCATGGCCGATACCAGCGCTGCCGCGAACGAGGTGGTGCAGAGCTGGTACGGCATCATCGACCGGGACTCGCTGGTCGAGCTCGGAGACCTCAACAAGGTCAGCATTACCCACGAGGACGCCAAGGGGCGCGTGATCGAGAAGGTCACCGCTCCGGGTGCCGACGGTTGGTACATCGACCTGGAGTCGCCGGCCGAGGCCGCCGGCGGTACCCCCCGTGGCGAGCGAATGGTGGTGCCGAATTTCTTCCAGGGCATGGCCCTGATCGGCACCACGCGCTTCCCGGATTCGACCGATCCGTGCTCGCCCAGCGGCAAGGGCTTCACCATGGCGATCAACCCGTTCACCGGTGGCCGCCTGGGCAATGCCTTCTTCGACATCGATAATTCGGGCGATGTCGGCGACGCGGGCGACTACAAGGACGGTGACACGGATACCCCGTACTCGGGCGTGGGCTACGACAGCGGTCCGAACAACCCGATCTTCCTCGGCTCGTACATGTACACCAGCCTGGACGACGGCACCTATGCCAAGTACAAGACCAGCGGCGCCCAGGCCATGGTGCGGCGTGTTTCCTGGAGGGAGGTGATCAATGGCAACTGA
- a CDS encoding GspH/FimT family pseudopilin, which yields MLGPPARENFAMRMDAPGRGHGFTLVELMVTLAVVAILAGIAVPTMQELAERQRVAAAMHGMTTELAMARTAAISSRMPVTLCPSRGDGLCSGGTDWSRGWLLYRDPARQGQPRSPNDVLRDETAPVHTSIRILSSSGRVRVRYRPDGLSPGTNLTLRVCAGERLHAEIIVNNAGRARWRKAAPGRPCETRA from the coding sequence ATGCTGGGGCCACCCGCGCGGGAGAACTTCGCGATGCGCATGGATGCGCCGGGCCGAGGGCACGGCTTTACCCTGGTGGAACTCATGGTCACGCTGGCCGTGGTGGCGATCTTGGCCGGCATCGCCGTGCCCACCATGCAGGAGCTGGCCGAACGCCAGCGCGTCGCCGCCGCCATGCACGGGATGACCACCGAGCTGGCGATGGCCCGCACCGCTGCCATCAGCTCGCGGATGCCGGTCACGCTTTGCCCCTCCCGCGGGGATGGCCTGTGCAGCGGCGGCACCGACTGGAGCAGGGGCTGGCTGCTGTACCGCGACCCGGCGCGCCAAGGCCAGCCCAGGTCCCCAAACGACGTCCTGCGCGACGAGACCGCGCCGGTCCATACCTCGATCCGCATCCTCTCCAGCAGCGGCCGCGTCCGGGTGCGCTACCGGCCGGACGGCCTGTCGCCGGGCACCAACCTCACCCTGCGGGTCTGCGCTGGCGAGCGCCTGCATGCGGAGATCATCGTCAACAACGCCGGCCGCGCCCGCTGGCGGAAAGCAGCGCCTGGCAGGCCCTGCGAGACGCGTGCCTAG
- the pilV gene encoding type IV pilus modification protein PilV, with protein MSPSPSRRSQAGAGLLEVMISILILGIGLLGIAAMQATALRNGQSSLERTQAVIQSYAILDVMRANRQNALAGYYNTSGMKCTALTGGAGQPAGQTSAQGEYNVWLTSLKSSMGLASDASTCADVSCDAGVCTVIVQWDDSRGSGAVQQDSAGAEEGEAETGEGSTTRQVVTVSAI; from the coding sequence ATGAGCCCGAGCCCCAGCCGTCGCTCGCAGGCCGGTGCTGGCCTGCTGGAGGTGATGATCTCCATCCTGATCCTGGGCATCGGCCTGCTGGGCATCGCCGCGATGCAGGCGACCGCGCTGCGCAATGGCCAGAGTTCGCTCGAGCGCACCCAGGCCGTGATCCAGAGCTACGCCATCCTCGACGTGATGCGCGCCAACCGCCAGAACGCACTAGCCGGCTACTACAACACCAGCGGCATGAAGTGCACCGCGCTGACTGGAGGCGCCGGGCAGCCGGCCGGCCAGACCTCGGCGCAGGGCGAATACAATGTCTGGTTGACCTCGCTGAAGAGTTCGATGGGCCTGGCCAGCGATGCCAGCACCTGCGCCGATGTCTCCTGCGATGCCGGCGTCTGTACCGTCATCGTACAGTGGGACGACAGCCGCGGTTCCGGTGCGGTCCAGCAGGACTCGGCCGGGGCGGAGGAGGGCGAAGCTGAAACGGGCGAAGGCAGTACCACCCGCCAGGTCGTGACGGTGAGCGCCATATGA
- a CDS encoding type IV pilin protein translates to MATDRSRGAWVGARRVEGFTLIELMIVVAVIAILGTIANASYKGYVIKSRRAAATTCLEERAQFLERYYTTNLTYTGAPNPAQCGPELESFYEVTLNVTDSKSYTLTATPTDRQDDDKCGTLTLNARGQRTASGPSGVADCW, encoded by the coding sequence ATGGCAACTGACCGGAGCAGGGGGGCATGGGTCGGCGCGCGTCGCGTCGAGGGATTCACCCTCATCGAACTCATGATCGTGGTCGCGGTGATAGCGATCCTCGGCACGATCGCGAATGCGAGTTACAAGGGGTACGTCATCAAGTCGCGGCGCGCCGCGGCGACTACCTGCCTTGAAGAGCGCGCCCAGTTCCTGGAGCGTTACTACACGACCAACCTGACCTACACCGGCGCACCCAATCCCGCGCAATGCGGCCCAGAGCTGGAGTCCTTCTACGAGGTCACGCTGAACGTCACGGATTCAAAGTCGTACACGCTGACTGCCACGCCGACAGACCGGCAGGACGATGACAAGTGCGGAACGCTCACGCTCAACGCAAGGGGCCAGCGCACCGCCAGTGGTCCTTCCGGCGTCGCCGACTGCTGGTGA
- a CDS encoding GspH/FimT family pseudopilin has translation MHARAEGFSLIELMVTLSVLAIIIALAVPNFSGVVNGSRLTTQANQLVGDIQLARSEALRRNRTVRLCRSTDGATCAAGSGNWSGWVVTLTGANPELIRSTMVKAPLQVSGGDTIDFRADGMARNSTGGLLNTTFVVCSPNRRPAENLREVDLASGSRVSVTAATHSTPGECP, from the coding sequence GTGCACGCACGGGCGGAGGGCTTCTCGCTGATCGAGCTGATGGTCACGCTCAGCGTGCTCGCCATCATCATCGCCCTGGCCGTGCCCAACTTCAGCGGCGTGGTCAACGGCAGCCGCCTCACCACCCAGGCCAACCAGCTGGTGGGCGACATCCAGCTGGCACGCTCGGAGGCCCTGCGCCGCAACCGCACCGTGCGCCTGTGCCGCAGCACTGACGGCGCGACTTGTGCCGCCGGCAGCGGCAACTGGAGCGGATGGGTGGTCACCCTGACCGGCGCCAACCCCGAACTGATCCGCTCGACCATGGTCAAGGCGCCGCTGCAGGTCAGTGGCGGAGACACCATCGACTTCCGCGCCGACGGCATGGCCCGCAACTCGACAGGTGGCCTGCTCAACACCACCTTCGTGGTCTGCAGCCCCAACAGGCGCCCGGCAGAAAACCTTCGCGAGGTCGACCTGGCGAGCGGCAGCCGCGTGAGCGTCACCGCCGCCACCCACTCCACGCCGGGAGAATGCCCATGA